The segment CGGGCTTGCTCGCGATGCAAACGACGCGGTGTTTGAGTTAAACCGTGTCGAAGCCATCGCGAGCAAGCCCGCTCCCACAATGCCATCATCGTCCCCAAGTGTTTCAACCTTCCCCCCGCTATGCGATGCTGGCGCTCTGCTCAATTGCCGACTACATCTTAAGAAACATCTGTAGGAACGGCCCGCAGCTATCTGATCCTTAGACACATCTATTACAGGGAGCCAGCATGCTGACCCTGCTCAATTTGCTTTCTGCTGTTGCCTTGCTGATCTGGGGCACTCACATCGTCCGAACCGGCATTTTGCGGGTCTACGGCACCAACCTGCGTCATGTCATCGGGCAAAACGTCTCCAGGCGCATGTTCGCCTTTGTCGCCGGGATTGTGGTCACGGCCATGGTGCAGAGCAGCAACGCCACGGCCATGCTGGTCACTTCATTCGTCGGCCAGGGGCTGATGGCCCTGACTCCCGCGCTGGCGACCATGCTTGGGGCCGATGTCGGTACGGCCTTGATGGCCCGGGTGCTGACCTTCGACCTCTCGTGGTTGTCGCCGCTGTTGATTTTTCTGGGTGTGATTTTCTTTCTGACACGCAAGCAAACCCGCGCCGGGCAACTGGGCCGGGTGGGAATTGGTTTGGGTCTGATCATTCTGGCGCTGCAACTGATCGTCGAAGCGGCTGCGCCCATCACCCACGCCCAGGGCGTGAAGGTGATCTTTGCCTCGCTGACCGGCGATATCCTGCTGGATGCCCTGGTCGGTGCCCTTTTCGCGATGGTCTCCTACTCAAGCCTGGCGGCCGTGCTGTTGACCGCAACACTGGCTGGCGCAGGCGTGATCAGCCTGCACGTGGCAATCGGCCTGGTGATTGGTGCCAACATTGGCAGCGGTGTGCTGGCCTTTCTCAGCACCAACATGCAAAACGCCGCCGGGCGTCAGGTGGCATTGGGCAGCCTGCTGTACAAGCTCATCGGCCTGTTGCTGATCATGCCCGTGCTCAACCCGCTGGTGGCCTGGATGGACAGCCTGAGCTATAGCGCCCAGGAGCTGGTCATCGGTTTTCACCTGCTCTACAACACCGTTCGCTGCTTCTTGATGCTGCCCACCGTGGGCGTGATGGCGCGAAT is part of the Pseudomonas sp. ML2-2023-3 genome and harbors:
- a CDS encoding Na/Pi cotransporter family protein, with the protein product MLTLLNLLSAVALLIWGTHIVRTGILRVYGTNLRHVIGQNVSRRMFAFVAGIVVTAMVQSSNATAMLVTSFVGQGLMALTPALATMLGADVGTALMARVLTFDLSWLSPLLIFLGVIFFLTRKQTRAGQLGRVGIGLGLIILALQLIVEAAAPITHAQGVKVIFASLTGDILLDALVGALFAMVSYSSLAAVLLTATLAGAGVISLHVAIGLVIGANIGSGVLAFLSTNMQNAAGRQVALGSLLYKLIGLLLIMPVLNPLVAWMDSLSYSAQELVIGFHLLYNTVRCFLMLPTVGVMARICAWLLPERAQANGVVKPRHLDPAALDTPSLALTNAVRETLRIGDLIDTMLVNMLDVLRGKQTAVTQEMRTLSDEVEVLYSAVKLYLAQMPREDLSEQDSRRWAEIIELAINLKLASDVIERMLRKVQQQKTSQRRSFSETGLEELVGLQTQLIENLRLGLTVFLSSDPQSARQLLREKRRFRAQERRLAHAHVSRLQRKVTQSIETSSMHLELIADMKRLNSLFCGSAYVVLETSETGALELDDAADTQHFP